Genomic segment of Umezawaea sp. Da 62-37:
GGGAGCAGGGCGACGAGCACGATCGCCGCCGCGACGCCGAGCGCGGCCATGACCGCGGCCATGGTCAGCGCGCCGTGGCCCACCAGGGGCGCGGCGAGACCGCCGAAGAGGAACTGGGTGCAGCCGAGCAGTGCCGCGGCGGCACCCGCGTGCGAACCGTGGTCCTCCAGCGCCAGCGCCGGGGCGTTCGGCAGCACCAGGCCCACGCTCGTGACCACGACGAAGAAGGCGGCGAGCATCGGCCACAGCCCCGCTCCGGTGGCCACGACGGCGAGCAGTGCGATGCCGCCCGCCGCCGAGCCGAACACGCCCGCCGCCAACAGCGTCCGCGGGTCGACGTGGCGGACGAGCCGCCCGCTCGCCTGCGCCGCGACGACCAGGCCGGTCGCGTTCACGGCGAACACCAGGCTGTACTGCTGCGGGGACAGGCCGTGGACGTCCTGGAGCACGAAGGGCGAACCGGCGATGTAGGCGAACATGGCGGCGAAGACGAACGCGTTGGCCAGCGCGTACCCGACGAGCCGCCGGTCCCCGAGCAGCCGGCCGTACACCGCGCCGGTCGCCCGCAGGCCGCCGGACGAACGTCGTTGCGGTGGCAGGCTTTCCGGCAGCGCGACGGCGCAGGCGACGAGCACGACGCCGCTCAGCACGGCGAGCGCGACGAAGACCCCGCGCCAGTCGGAGAACCGCAGGATCTGGGCTCCCGCAAGGGGTGCGAGCACCGGCGCGAGACCCGTGACGAGCAGCAGGAGCGAGAAGTAGCGGGCGGCCGCCTGCCCCGTGTAGCGGTCGCGCACGCACGCGTAGGCGATGACGAGGGCGAACGCGCCGCCCACGCCCTGCACGCCCCGGCACGCGACGAGGATCCCGATGTTCGGGGCGGCGGCGCAGAGGAACCCCGCCGCCGTGTACACCGCGAGCCCCAGGAGCAGCGGCCGCCGCCTGCCCAGCACGTCGCTCATCGGCCCGGCCACGAGCTGGCCGACCGCGAGGCCGATCAGGCAGGTGGTCACGGTCAGCTGGGCGGCGGACGCGGAGCCGCCCAGGTCTTCGGCGAGCCGGGGCAGTCCGGGCACGTAGGCGTCGGTGGACAGCGGTCCGAGCGCGACCAGTGCGCCGAGCACCAGCAGGACGGCCGCGCCGGTCATGCCAGCGCTGCCCGGAGGACGTCCGCCAGCGCCGTCGGCCGGTGGCCGGTGAGGTCGGCGACCGTCGGGCTGACGGTGGCGAGGTAGCCGCCGCGGGTCGCCGCGCCGAACGACGCCACCAGCTCCGCGGCCCCGTCCGGCAGCCCTGCGGCCCGCAGACCGGCGGCGAACGCGGTGTCGTCGACGTCGACCAGCTCGACCTCGCGGCCGCCGATCCCCCTGGCGATCGCCACCAGGTCGGCGGCGGTCAGGGCCTCGGGTCCGGTGACGTCGTAGGCCCGCCCCTCGTGCCCGTCCTGCGTCAGGACGGCGGCGGCCACCGCGGCGCAGTCCTCGCGGGTCGCGTAGGCGGTGGCGCCAGTGCCGCCGTTGGTCACGAGGCTGCCCGACGCGATGGCCTGCCGGACGACCGGAACCTGCATGTGCGCGTACAGGTTGTTGCGCAGCACCGTCCACTTCGGACCGGCGTCGCGCAGCGCCCGCTCCGTGCCCGCGTGGTCGGCGACCACCAGCGCCGGGTTGGCGGGCACCGGTTCGGGGACGGAGGTGTAGACGACGTGCCCGACTCCCGCCTCCGCCGCGGCCGCGATGGCGGCGCGCTGCGGGTCGAGCCGGGCGCCGATCGCGTCGGTGGAGACGACCAGCAGCCGGTCGACCCCGGTGAACGCGGTGGTGAGCGTGCCCGGATCGGTGAAGTCGACGCGCCGCACCTCGACGCCGAGGGCCGCCAGGTCGGCGAGCGACTCCGGGTGCCGCGTCGTGAGCACGACCTCGCGCGGGTCGACGGTCCGCAGCACGAGGTCGGCGGTGGCACGTCCCAGGGGGCCGGAGGCTCCGGTGATGGCGATCGTCATGCTGGATCCAATTCGTAGTCGTAACTGTTGCGAATCACCTCAACCGTAGCCACAACAGTTGCGATATGGCAACATGGGGGCATGGCGCGGTCGAAGAACACGCAGTTCGCGGTGGCCGTGCACGTGCTCACCTACCTCGCGGGCGACACCGGCGAACACCCCGTGAGCTCGGAGGAACTCTCCGCGAGCACCAACGTCAACCCGGTCTACGTCCGCCGCGTCCTCGGCCCCCTGCGCGAGGCGGGCCTGGTCCGGTCACGCCCCGGCGTGCACGGCGGCTGGGAACTGGCGGCCAACGCCCACAACATCCCGCTCGCGACCGTCTGGCGACTCCTCCAGGGCACCGACCCGGTACTCGGCCTGCACGGCCCCGACCCGTCGTGCGCGGTCGGCCG
This window contains:
- a CDS encoding multidrug effflux MFS transporter, with the protein product MTGAAVLLVLGALVALGPLSTDAYVPGLPRLAEDLGGSASAAQLTVTTCLIGLAVGQLVAGPMSDVLGRRRPLLLGLAVYTAAGFLCAAAPNIGILVACRGVQGVGGAFALVIAYACVRDRYTGQAAARYFSLLLLVTGLAPVLAPLAGAQILRFSDWRGVFVALAVLSGVVLVACAVALPESLPPQRRSSGGLRATGAVYGRLLGDRRLVGYALANAFVFAAMFAYIAGSPFVLQDVHGLSPQQYSLVFAVNATGLVVAAQASGRLVRHVDPRTLLAAGVFGSAAGGIALLAVVATGAGLWPMLAAFFVVVTSVGLVLPNAPALALEDHGSHAGAAAALLGCTQFLFGGLAAPLVGHGALTMAAVMAALGVAAAIVLVALLPSHHDSRHPAAPGGPA
- a CDS encoding SDR family oxidoreductase, with the protein product MTIAITGASGPLGRATADLVLRTVDPREVVLTTRHPESLADLAALGVEVRRVDFTDPGTLTTAFTGVDRLLVVSTDAIGARLDPQRAAIAAAAEAGVGHVVYTSVPEPVPANPALVVADHAGTERALRDAGPKWTVLRNNLYAHMQVPVVRQAIASGSLVTNGGTGATAYATREDCAAVAAAVLTQDGHEGRAYDVTGPEALTAADLVAIARGIGGREVELVDVDDTAFAAGLRAAGLPDGAAELVASFGAATRGGYLATVSPTVADLTGHRPTALADVLRAALA
- a CDS encoding Rrf2 family transcriptional regulator; translation: MARSKNTQFAVAVHVLTYLAGDTGEHPVSSEELSASTNVNPVYVRRVLGPLREAGLVRSRPGVHGGWELAANAHNIPLATVWRLLQGTDPVLGLHGPDPSCAVGRGVQESLTALDHAVAGAVATELERFTVHDVLAGKVAESVTSGQ